Proteins from a genomic interval of Piscinibacter sp. HJYY11:
- the purN gene encoding phosphoribosylglycinamide formyltransferase produces the protein MKNIVILISGRGSNMEAIVQACATEGWSARIAAVVSNRPDAAGLRFAQARGIATAVVDHKGFADRETFDAELARVVNGFAPDVVVLAGFMRILTLGFVKQFEGRMLNVHPSLLPAFPGLGTHQRAIEAGCKVAGATVHFVTPELDHGPIIAQAAVAVLPGDTEETLAARVLSREHLLYPKAVRWLVDGLLRVENGVVTQSKGEPQLL, from the coding sequence ATGAAAAACATCGTGATCCTGATCTCCGGCCGGGGCTCCAACATGGAGGCAATCGTTCAGGCGTGTGCCACGGAAGGCTGGTCCGCGCGCATTGCAGCGGTTGTGAGCAACCGGCCTGATGCGGCGGGGCTGCGCTTCGCACAGGCACGCGGGATCGCGACGGCGGTGGTCGATCACAAGGGGTTTGCCGACCGCGAAACCTTCGACGCCGAGCTCGCGCGGGTGGTGAACGGCTTCGCGCCCGACGTGGTGGTGCTCGCGGGCTTCATGCGCATCCTCACGCTTGGCTTCGTGAAGCAGTTCGAGGGCCGCATGCTCAACGTGCACCCGTCGCTGCTGCCGGCGTTCCCCGGGCTCGGCACGCACCAGCGCGCCATCGAGGCCGGCTGCAAGGTGGCGGGTGCGACGGTGCACTTCGTGACGCCCGAGCTGGACCACGGGCCCATCATTGCCCAGGCCGCCGTGGCGGTGCTGCCGGGGGACACCGAAGAGACGCTGGCCGCGCGCGTGCTGTCGCGCGAACACCTGCTCTATCCGAAGGCGGTGCGCTGGCTCGTCGATGGGCTGCTGCGCGTGGAGAACGGCGTCGTCACGCAGAGCAAGGGCGAGCCGCAGCTGCTCTAG
- a CDS encoding tryptophan--tRNA ligase yields MTERVLTGITTTGTPHLGNYVGAIRPAIRASQAPGVESFFFLADYHALIKCDDPARIERSRLEIAATWLAAGLDTSRVTFYRQSDIPETPELTWLLTCVTSKGQMNRAHAYKAALDANVAAGEDPDANITMGLYSYPILMAADILLFNAHRVPVGRDQVQHIEMARDVAQRFNHLFGNGRELFVLPSAEVEEEVATLPGLDGRKMSKSYDNTIPLFEGGPKGLKEAVARIVTDSRLPGEPKDPEGSSLVTIYDAFANAEQRARMRADLRAGLAWGDAKQRAVELIESHLGPMRARYDDLMAHPERVEEALLEGAAKARAVAVPLMQELRAAVGLRKMVARPVATKTAASKAAALPLFKQYRENDGRFYFKLTAANGTTLLQSRGLADGREAGQWVKRLKTEGSKALDDAPIEFVDRAGVEAALAELLIAAAAESKA; encoded by the coding sequence ATGACTGAACGCGTCCTGACCGGCATCACCACCACCGGCACGCCCCACCTCGGCAACTACGTCGGCGCCATCCGCCCCGCCATCCGCGCGAGCCAGGCGCCGGGGGTCGAGAGCTTCTTCTTCCTCGCCGATTACCACGCGCTCATCAAGTGCGACGACCCCGCGCGCATCGAGCGCTCGCGCCTCGAGATCGCCGCGACTTGGCTCGCCGCCGGGCTCGACACGAGTCGCGTCACCTTCTACCGCCAGAGCGACATCCCCGAGACGCCCGAGCTCACCTGGCTGCTCACCTGCGTCACCTCCAAGGGCCAGATGAACCGCGCGCACGCCTACAAGGCGGCGCTCGATGCCAACGTGGCCGCCGGCGAGGACCCGGACGCCAACATCACGATGGGCCTGTACAGCTACCCCATCCTGATGGCCGCCGACATCCTGCTCTTCAACGCGCACCGCGTGCCGGTCGGCCGCGACCAGGTGCAACACATCGAGATGGCGCGCGACGTGGCGCAGCGCTTCAACCACCTCTTCGGCAACGGCCGCGAGCTCTTCGTGCTGCCCAGCGCCGAGGTCGAGGAAGAAGTGGCCACGCTGCCGGGGCTCGACGGCCGCAAGATGTCCAAGAGCTACGACAACACCATCCCGCTCTTCGAAGGCGGCCCCAAGGGCCTGAAGGAGGCCGTGGCCCGCATCGTCACCGACTCGCGCCTGCCCGGTGAGCCGAAGGACCCGGAGGGCTCATCGCTCGTCACCATCTACGACGCCTTCGCCAACGCCGAACAGCGCGCCCGGATGCGCGCCGACCTGCGCGCTGGCCTCGCCTGGGGCGACGCCAAGCAGCGCGCCGTCGAGCTGATCGAGTCGCACCTCGGCCCGATGCGCGCCCGCTACGACGACCTCATGGCCCACCCCGAGCGCGTGGAAGAAGCGCTGCTGGAAGGCGCTGCCAAGGCCCGTGCCGTCGCCGTGCCGCTGATGCAGGAGCTTCGCGCCGCCGTCGGCCTGCGCAAGATGGTCGCGCGGCCGGTGGCGACGAAGACCGCCGCGAGCAAGGCCGCCGCCCTGCCCCTCTTCAAGCAATACCGCGAAAACGACGGCCGCTTCTACTTCAAGCTCACCGCCGCCAACGGCACCACGCTGCTGCAGAGCCGCGGCCTCGCCGACGGCCGCGAAGCCGGCCAGTGGGTCAAGCGCCTGAAGACCGAAGGCAGCAAGGCACTCGACGACGCGCCCATCGAGTTCGTCGACCGCGCGGGCGTCGAAGCCGCGCTCGCGGAGCTTCTCATCGCTGCCGCCGCCGAAAGCAAGGCTTGA
- a CDS encoding DUF3717 domain-containing protein, with translation MAGIHITDIESAINWWRERSPSPDGITACKEVLALAEVYALMVYYHEPECDEDTMPPKARDAWLAWYASTPDAPCIAICSTSQGDDVCKGCGRTFDEVQNWTVMTPSEKRQTWRRITFEGTAWRFNRYSERAPDAQPQNTAAEGAA, from the coding sequence ATGGCCGGCATCCACATCACCGACATCGAGTCCGCCATCAACTGGTGGCGCGAGCGCTCGCCCTCGCCCGACGGCATCACCGCCTGCAAGGAGGTGCTGGCGCTCGCCGAGGTGTACGCGCTGATGGTGTACTACCACGAGCCCGAGTGCGACGAAGACACCATGCCGCCCAAGGCGCGCGACGCCTGGCTCGCCTGGTACGCGAGCACGCCCGACGCCCCCTGCATCGCCATCTGCTCCACGAGCCAGGGCGACGACGTCTGCAAGGGCTGCGGCCGCACCTTCGACGAGGTGCAGAACTGGACGGTGATGACCCCGTCGGAGAAGCGCCAGACCTGGCGCCGCATCACCTTCGAAGGCACCGCCTGGCGCTTCAACCGCTACAGCGAACGCGCACCCGACGCGCAGCCGCAGAACACGGCCGCCGAGGGCGCCGCTTGA
- a CDS encoding MATE family efflux transporter: MTVAGQGLLDSARRIVPLAWPVFVGQVAVLAFSTVDTVMVARYSALDLAALAVGAAAYITVFVGFMGMVLAIGPIAGQLFGAKKMEDAGAQLHQAVWVALGLSVLGSALLLMPAPFLYAAQARPEVAEKVQAYLGYLALALPPSLVFQAFRGFNTAVSRPKVVMALQLGALALKLPLNALFIYGLPALHIPSMGAAGCGLASAIAMWAQLAIAWWVLRRDPFYAPFGLHVTRLNAPHWASLRELLRLGIPMGLSILIEVTGFTFMAIFISRIGTTEVAGHQLAANLVSLMFMMPLGIANATSTLVAQSIGAERHADARRLGWHGLQIGAIVATVLGTTVYLLREPVLQAYTNNAVIVAAAMPLLAYVAIFHVADATQTVASFVMRAYRVATAPMVIYAVALWGVGLGGGYVLAFNLTGLTPPSLTGAQGFWAASVTGLVLSGGGLVTLMAWVLRHKGRR, encoded by the coding sequence TTGACGGTCGCCGGGCAGGGCCTGCTCGACAGCGCACGCCGGATCGTGCCGCTGGCCTGGCCGGTGTTCGTCGGGCAGGTGGCGGTGCTCGCCTTCAGCACCGTCGACACGGTGATGGTGGCGCGCTATTCGGCCCTTGACCTCGCCGCGCTCGCGGTGGGCGCCGCGGCCTACATCACGGTCTTCGTCGGCTTCATGGGCATGGTGCTCGCCATCGGCCCGATCGCCGGGCAGCTCTTCGGCGCGAAGAAGATGGAAGACGCCGGCGCGCAGCTGCACCAGGCCGTGTGGGTGGCGCTCGGCCTTTCGGTGCTCGGCAGCGCGCTGCTGCTGATGCCGGCCCCCTTCCTCTACGCCGCGCAGGCCAGGCCCGAAGTGGCCGAGAAGGTGCAGGCCTACCTTGGCTACCTCGCGCTCGCGCTGCCGCCCTCGCTGGTCTTCCAGGCCTTCCGCGGCTTCAACACGGCCGTCTCGAGGCCCAAGGTGGTGATGGCGCTGCAGCTCGGGGCACTGGCGCTCAAGTTGCCGCTCAATGCCCTCTTCATCTACGGGCTGCCGGCGCTGCACATCCCGTCGATGGGCGCGGCCGGCTGCGGGCTCGCGAGCGCGATCGCGATGTGGGCGCAGCTTGCCATCGCCTGGTGGGTGCTGCGGCGCGACCCGTTCTACGCACCCTTCGGCCTGCACGTCACGCGGCTCAACGCGCCGCATTGGGCAAGCCTCAGGGAGCTCTTGCGCCTGGGCATTCCGATGGGCCTGTCGATCCTGATCGAGGTGACCGGCTTCACCTTCATGGCGATCTTCATCTCGCGCATCGGCACCACCGAGGTTGCAGGCCACCAGCTCGCAGCCAACCTGGTGTCGTTGATGTTCATGATGCCGCTGGGCATTGCCAATGCCACCAGCACGCTCGTCGCGCAGAGCATCGGGGCCGAGCGGCATGCGGATGCACGGCGCCTCGGCTGGCATGGGCTGCAGATCGGTGCGATCGTCGCCACCGTGCTCGGCACCACGGTCTACCTGCTGCGCGAGCCGGTGCTGCAGGCCTACACCAACAACGCGGTGATCGTGGCCGCAGCGATGCCGCTGCTCGCCTACGTGGCGATCTTCCACGTGGCCGATGCCACGCAGACGGTCGCGTCGTTCGTCATGCGTGCCTACCGCGTGGCGACAGCGCCGATGGTCATCTACGCGGTGGCGCTATGGGGCGTCGGGCTGGGCGGCGGCTACGTGCTCGCGTTCAACCTCACCGGCCTCACGCCCCCGTCGCTGACCGGGGCACAAGGCTTCTGGGCCGCGTCGGTCACCGGGCTGGTGCTGTCAGGTGGTGGCTTGGTCACGCTGATGGCCTGGGTGCTGCGACACAAAGGCAGGCGATAG
- a CDS encoding HAMP domain-containing sensor histidine kinase: MRTLTLRIYLTVVAVLLLFAFGSGWLFQRQMQRERQLAESAVSERMGAWGDLLQRALPPAEAPVSEQAAALAEWSQRLRLPLALDDRAGVRIAASESFQRRQADGSGRLHAVPLDDGRTLWVSRLGAGARLRAMTGQGGGGGGPRGDGPVIRSLPPPLLPFMPPAWQGFGPVVLLVLLFVAVAAGAWPAVRHLTRRLQALKQGVEQFGAGQLHHRVEVSGRDEVAAVAASFNLAAERIENLVRSHQSLLANASHELRSPLARMKMAVQMLDGASPQQSQRLKHEIETNVAELDALVEEVLLASRLDAVQRVDKRDPVDLLALAAEEGSRVGAAVDGTSATVAGDERLLRRALRNLLENARRYGGDDITVNVSSGGNQATVQVCDRGPGVPEAQRERIFEAFYRLPGHAEQAGGVGLGLSLVKQIAERHGGSVRCTGRDGGGSCFELVFPRA, translated from the coding sequence ATGAGAACGCTCACGCTGCGCATCTACCTCACGGTGGTCGCGGTTCTGTTGCTGTTCGCCTTCGGCTCCGGCTGGCTCTTCCAGCGCCAGATGCAGCGCGAACGGCAGCTTGCCGAGTCGGCCGTGTCCGAGCGCATGGGCGCCTGGGGCGACCTGCTGCAGCGTGCCTTGCCGCCCGCCGAGGCGCCGGTGTCCGAGCAGGCCGCGGCCCTTGCGGAATGGTCGCAACGGCTGCGCCTGCCCCTGGCGCTGGACGACCGTGCCGGGGTGCGCATCGCGGCGTCCGAGTCGTTCCAGCGCCGCCAGGCCGACGGCAGCGGGCGCCTGCATGCGGTGCCGCTCGACGATGGGCGCACGCTGTGGGTGTCGCGCCTGGGGGCGGGCGCCCGCCTGCGGGCGATGACCGGGCAAGGCGGAGGGGGAGGCGGCCCGCGTGGCGACGGGCCGGTGATCCGCTCACTGCCGCCGCCCTTGTTGCCGTTCATGCCGCCGGCCTGGCAGGGCTTCGGGCCGGTGGTGCTGCTGGTGTTGCTCTTCGTGGCCGTGGCCGCGGGCGCGTGGCCCGCGGTGCGCCACCTCACGCGGCGTCTGCAGGCCCTGAAGCAGGGCGTGGAGCAGTTCGGCGCCGGTCAGCTTCACCACCGGGTGGAGGTGAGCGGGCGCGACGAGGTGGCCGCGGTGGCGGCGAGCTTCAACCTGGCGGCCGAGCGCATCGAGAACCTCGTGCGCTCGCACCAGTCGCTGCTGGCGAATGCGAGTCATGAGCTGCGCTCGCCGCTCGCGCGCATGAAGATGGCGGTGCAGATGCTGGACGGCGCCTCGCCGCAGCAGTCGCAGCGCCTGAAGCACGAGATCGAGACCAACGTGGCCGAGCTCGACGCGCTGGTCGAGGAGGTGCTGCTCGCGAGCCGCCTGGATGCGGTGCAGCGCGTCGACAAGCGCGACCCGGTGGACCTGCTGGCGCTCGCCGCCGAGGAAGGCTCGCGCGTGGGGGCTGCCGTGGACGGCACCTCCGCCACCGTGGCCGGCGACGAGCGCCTGCTGCGCCGCGCGCTGCGCAACCTGCTGGAGAACGCGCGCCGCTATGGTGGTGACGACATCACCGTCAACGTCAGCTCCGGCGGCAACCAGGCGACGGTGCAGGTGTGCGACCGCGGCCCCGGCGTGCCCGAAGCGCAGCGCGAGCGCATCTTCGAGGCGTTCTACCGCCTGCCCGGCCATGCCGAGCAGGCCGGTGGTGTGGGCCTGGGGCTGAGCCTCGTGAAGCAGATCGCGGAGCGGCACGGAGGCAGCGTGCGCTGCACGGGCCGCGACGGCGGGGGCAGCTGCTTCGAGCTGGTGTTTCCGAGGGCCTGA
- a CDS encoding response regulator: MSARLLMIDDDARLSAMVGDYLGNAGYKVEVAGSLAAGRERMAAESYDALLLDLMLPDGDGLDLCRELRSDPRTRKLPLLMLTARGEPMDRIVGLELGADDYLPKPFEPRELLARVKALLRRAAPDDASDEVLRFGRLEIDLGARVARLDGKPCDLTSHQFDLLVVLAQSPGRVLSRDQIMDSLKGHPLEAFDRSIDVHISRIRAVIEDDPKAPKRVLTVRGAGYVFAKKQDAGTDE; encoded by the coding sequence ATGAGTGCTCGCCTGTTGATGATCGATGACGATGCCCGCCTCTCGGCGATGGTGGGCGACTACCTGGGCAACGCCGGCTACAAGGTCGAGGTGGCGGGCTCGTTGGCCGCCGGCCGCGAGCGGATGGCCGCCGAGTCCTACGACGCCTTGCTGCTCGACCTGATGCTGCCCGACGGCGATGGCCTCGACCTCTGCCGCGAGCTGCGCAGCGACCCCCGCACGCGCAAGCTGCCGCTGCTGATGCTCACCGCCCGCGGCGAGCCGATGGACCGCATCGTCGGCCTGGAGCTCGGTGCCGACGACTACCTGCCCAAGCCCTTCGAGCCGCGCGAGCTGCTGGCCCGCGTGAAGGCGCTGCTGCGCCGGGCCGCGCCCGACGATGCGTCGGACGAGGTGCTGCGCTTCGGCCGGCTCGAGATCGACCTGGGCGCCCGCGTGGCCCGGCTCGACGGCAAGCCCTGCGACCTGACCAGCCACCAGTTCGACCTCCTGGTCGTGCTGGCGCAGAGCCCGGGGCGTGTGCTCTCGCGCGACCAGATCATGGACAGCCTCAAGGGCCACCCGCTCGAAGCCTTCGACCGATCGATCGACGTGCACATCTCGCGCATCCGCGCAGTGATCGAAGACGACCCCAAGGCACCCAAGCGGGTGCTGACGGTGCGGGGCGCCGGGTATGTCTTTGCCAAGAAGCAAGACGCAGGCACCGACGAATGA
- a CDS encoding Spy/CpxP family protein refolding chaperone yields the protein MLQGKAEAGMAVATGTRGLKLVMLVTLLALGGTVALSAWAQPAGSQDAPARHGAPHHGAHGHHGPRGGDFGFGGRGLFLAPPEHAERAERAVDRFLKGVDATDAQRSQIQQIVRTAAADLKPVHATVRGLREQMQQLFTAPVVDARAVEATRVQLVQQHDQASKRISQAMLDISAVLSPEQRARLAAKVKERQERMKERLQNRTLERRGAASAPAR from the coding sequence ATGTTGCAAGGCAAGGCAGAAGCTGGCATGGCGGTGGCGACCGGCACCCGCGGCCTGAAGCTCGTGATGCTGGTGACGCTGCTCGCCCTGGGCGGCACGGTGGCGCTGTCGGCCTGGGCCCAGCCCGCCGGCTCGCAGGACGCGCCGGCGCGGCATGGCGCACCGCACCATGGCGCGCACGGCCACCACGGCCCGCGCGGTGGCGACTTCGGCTTCGGCGGCCGTGGCCTCTTCCTCGCACCGCCCGAGCACGCCGAGCGCGCCGAGCGCGCCGTCGACCGGTTCCTCAAGGGCGTGGACGCGACGGATGCCCAGCGCTCGCAGATCCAGCAGATCGTGCGCACGGCTGCTGCGGACTTGAAGCCCGTGCATGCCACCGTGCGCGGCCTGCGCGAACAGATGCAGCAGCTCTTCACCGCGCCGGTGGTTGATGCCCGCGCCGTGGAAGCCACGCGCGTGCAGCTCGTGCAGCAGCACGACCAGGCCAGCAAGCGCATCAGCCAGGCCATGCTCGACATCAGTGCCGTGCTGAGCCCCGAGCAGCGCGCCAGGTTGGCTGCGAAGGTGAAGGAGCGCCAGGAGCGCATGAAGGAGCGCCTGCAGAACCGCACCCTCGAGCGTCGCGGCGCCGCCAGCGCCCCTGCGCGATGA
- a CDS encoding diguanylate cyclase, translated as MSNTAITAASAPAVEPRADSDGDAHARNRQRVWAVECAVIGASYVLNGVLLSLFALSGTVHWSAGVCYGLPGVLLSAACVWLISTGRSEKLQDPSMSRVQADGNAALTLLGVALFPELAFAYALVLFTLMLTATYRMPKRRLHTMLVVVVVLFAALTFGQGKPLTVPSATPLERWLSLLFFVVSLGRCVFLSVINTHNNRLLRDRGIEMQAKLAEIERLAHHDELTGALNRRRMLHFLGEELARHDRAGVPVSVALLDLDHFKAVNDTLGHLCGDEVLRRFATAVQRHARTTDRFGRYGGEEFLILLNDTSTEASLQAVERVRAAVAKIDWSDISPELRVTFSAGIATYNGTESVEVLLGRADLGLYEAKRSGRNCSRAL; from the coding sequence ATGTCGAACACCGCCATCACCGCTGCGTCCGCACCCGCCGTCGAGCCCCGCGCCGACAGCGACGGCGACGCACACGCCCGCAATCGCCAGCGGGTGTGGGCGGTGGAGTGCGCCGTCATCGGCGCGAGCTACGTGCTCAACGGCGTGCTGCTGAGCCTCTTCGCGCTGAGCGGCACGGTGCACTGGAGCGCGGGCGTGTGCTACGGGCTGCCGGGCGTGCTGCTGTCGGCCGCCTGTGTCTGGCTCATCTCCACCGGCAGGAGCGAGAAGCTGCAGGACCCGAGCATGTCGAGGGTGCAGGCCGACGGCAATGCGGCGCTCACGCTGCTCGGCGTCGCCCTCTTCCCGGAGCTCGCCTTTGCCTATGCGCTGGTGCTCTTCACCTTGATGCTCACCGCGACCTACCGCATGCCTAAGCGCCGGCTCCACACGATGCTGGTCGTGGTGGTGGTGCTCTTCGCCGCCCTCACCTTCGGGCAGGGCAAGCCGCTCACCGTGCCGAGCGCCACGCCGCTGGAGCGTTGGCTGTCGCTTCTCTTCTTCGTGGTCTCGCTCGGGCGCTGCGTGTTCCTGAGCGTGATCAACACCCACAACAACCGCCTGCTGCGCGATCGCGGCATCGAGATGCAGGCCAAGCTGGCCGAGATCGAGCGCCTGGCCCACCACGACGAGCTGACCGGCGCGCTCAACCGCCGCCGCATGCTGCACTTCCTCGGCGAGGAGTTGGCCCGGCACGACCGCGCCGGCGTGCCGGTGAGCGTGGCCCTGCTCGACCTCGACCACTTCAAGGCGGTGAACGACACCCTCGGCCACCTCTGTGGCGACGAGGTGCTGCGCCGCTTCGCCACCGCCGTGCAGCGCCACGCCCGCACCACCGACCGCTTCGGCCGCTACGGCGGCGAGGAATTCCTCATCCTCCTGAACGACACCTCGACCGAGGCCTCGCTGCAGGCCGTCGAGCGTGTGCGGGCCGCGGTGGCCAAGATCGACTGGAGCGACATCTCGCCCGAGCTGCGCGTGACCTTCTCCGCCGGCATCGCCACCTACAACGGCACCGAATCGGTCGAAGTGCTGCTCGGCCGCGCCGACCTCGGGCTGTACGAAGCCAAGCGCAGCGGCCGCAACTGCAGCCGCGCCCTGTGA
- a CDS encoding GGDEF domain-containing protein encodes MSDLTHPDAGRAPGRSQAGPHPLGGSADVPVGRGAVKPDRRYAHHLNNQRLILVSYLIDGLVLVAFHFAGTIGWLPVLAYTGSGLLITAVTYTLIASGFTQRFRDSGITVGQTIPAQVLQLACMAFVPEVSFMFALLLFIVYCTLTLSLDVTRSLIAWAIAATSAAGVLAVVGTPLHIPNASTAEQVISFAFFVITLWRCVLIGSFNRQMTSRLKARGRELAELTAKVDLLAHHDELTGVMNRRSLFAALRDELQRADRSKQPLCVAIMDLDRFKAVNDQLGHLAGDKTLKIFAGTLSALTRKADRFGRYGGEEFLLVMTSTELDTAEVPIDRMRGALKEADWSSVAPGFSMTFSCGIAAYRPGETPEALLQRADSALYRAKRDGRDCTRVDA; translated from the coding sequence ATGAGCGATCTCACCCACCCAGACGCGGGTCGAGCGCCGGGCCGCTCCCAAGCCGGCCCGCATCCCCTCGGGGGATCGGCCGACGTACCCGTCGGCCGAGGGGCCGTCAAACCCGACCGCCGGTATGCGCATCACCTGAACAACCAGCGGCTCATCCTCGTGAGCTACCTGATCGACGGCTTGGTGCTGGTGGCCTTCCACTTTGCCGGCACCATCGGCTGGCTCCCGGTGCTCGCCTACACCGGCAGCGGGCTGCTGATCACGGCGGTGACCTACACGCTGATCGCCTCAGGCTTTACACAGCGCTTCCGCGACAGCGGCATCACCGTCGGGCAGACCATCCCGGCGCAGGTGCTGCAGCTGGCCTGCATGGCCTTCGTGCCCGAGGTGAGCTTCATGTTCGCCCTGCTGCTGTTCATCGTGTACTGCACGCTGACCCTGTCGCTCGACGTGACGCGCTCGCTCATCGCCTGGGCGATCGCCGCGACCAGCGCCGCCGGCGTGCTGGCCGTGGTGGGCACGCCGCTGCACATCCCGAACGCCAGCACGGCCGAGCAGGTCATCAGCTTCGCGTTCTTCGTGATCACGCTGTGGCGCTGCGTGCTGATCGGCAGCTTCAACCGGCAGATGACGAGCCGCCTCAAGGCCCGCGGCCGCGAGCTGGCCGAGCTCACCGCCAAGGTGGACCTGCTGGCCCACCACGACGAGCTCACTGGCGTGATGAACCGGCGCAGCCTCTTCGCCGCCCTGCGCGACGAGCTGCAGCGTGCCGACCGTTCCAAGCAGCCGCTGTGCGTGGCCATCATGGACCTCGACCGCTTCAAGGCCGTCAACGACCAGCTGGGCCACCTGGCCGGCGACAAGACGCTCAAGATCTTTGCCGGCACGCTGTCGGCCCTCACCCGCAAGGCCGACCGCTTCGGCCGCTATGGAGGCGAGGAGTTCCTGCTGGTGATGACCAGCACCGAACTCGACACCGCCGAAGTCCCGATCGACCGCATGCGCGGCGCGCTGAAGGAAGCCGACTGGAGCAGCGTCGCCCCCGGCTTCTCGATGACCTTCTCCTGCGGCATCGCCGCCTACCGGCCGGGCGAGACCCCAGAAGCGCTGCTGCAGCGCGCCGACAGCGCGCTCTACCGCGCCAAGCGCGACGGCCGCGACTGCACGCGCGTCGACGCCTGA